Genomic DNA from Dermochelys coriacea isolate rDerCor1 chromosome 12, rDerCor1.pri.v4, whole genome shotgun sequence:
TGTGTGGCAGGCTCATATCTTTACATTTCAGGGCTTTTTTTATGATCTTTTCTAGTTGCCTTTTGTTGTTCTTGTTTCTTGGCAAGTTCTTGGTACTCTTTTCACCTTGAAGAGTCCGAGTAGCATGCAATTTGCCATTACTCCTTTCTCCTTTAGTGTTATCTGTCATAGGAGCAAAATTGAGTGTGTGTCTGCAACAGACTGGAaccttttcttttcctgaaaCTGTATCTCCTACAGCATGTGTAGTTAATTTGCAATTAGGCTTTGATCGATCTTTTGTAGACTTGGTTGCCTGGGCCAGTTCTTTTTTGGTAGATGGTGCTATATCTATGTGAGGTAAGTGAGTgactgtttcctttgtctttgaTTTTTTAGACTTATTTTTTTACTTGGTAGCAGGTGAAGAGAGCATCTTTACAGCAGCCTTTTACCTGGCGGTACAAAAGCATGTTAAATGCACATTAATATAAGTGGATTTtataacagtaaaaataaaaaaaatcattaatgcaGTGGCTAAGTGCATTTGTGGTGTTGATATTAATTGATTATAATTCTTCAAATCCTCTTTAGAAACAAAGTATCTGGAATTTACAAAGGACTTCTTAACTCTTGACCTCCCTTTATAAAAGTTATTTTCAGCTATTCCTGCAAGTCCTAAATCTGCAGGAGACACTGCAGGGCTTTTAATGCTTTTTGTGGTCATATAAAGAGATGACTGCGGTGCACGTTTTGGGGCAGTTATGTAGGGACATGACTTTCACAGGTTTCCATGACATTTCAACATCTCATGTCGTCCTGCAAAAGAAAAACTTTTCCTTCCAACCCAAATCAACCTGAGAAGGTTAATTTTGCAAAGGCTCACTTGAATTTTTCTGATCTGCCATGAAATCCTCACCTGTAAGTGCAATTGTTTAGGAAGCTGAAATTCACTCAGAGGAACTCTTCTGATGTTCCGCACCTTAGCACAGTCTCCAAGTTCACCCATGCAGCTACAATTGCATTCTGCtctctgagccaaattctgatctcagcctTGCCACCCTAAATCCAGAACAACTCCACAGAAGACAGCGGAGGGAAGGAAGGGTGGTTCTGTAGTTGGAGAAAAGGATTTAGAGGCAAGAGAGCTGAGTTTTAGTCTTGGTTCTGTCACAAGCTTACAGTGTGAAATACTTCTAATGTAaaaaattcttgatttttttttttccagttggggGTAATTGACATTGGAACCTGACCTGCTGCCTCTGAAAAATGAGTGCTATAGAGTAGCTGTAACAATTCTTAACATCTTAGTGCCAAATTTTGCTGTTTATaatgatataaataaataactgagCAATTTTTGATCTCTACACAGTTTGATGTTATCCTGAGGTTTCGTTGGCACATTTATGACCGGGGGTCTCCCCATCTCAATTCTCTGACCAAAATGGAAGGTGCTAGTCAAACTCTCTAACTGTAGGAAATGAATGTCCTTTTGCCTTTCTGATctttactttatttttgtttggagtttttaaatatttgcattcatAAGTGTTGCATGTAGTTTATCAAAGCTGCAATTAAAATGCCTAATAAATTTATAAAATCTAAATTAGATCTACAagaatggggagggggtgtgaatGTGAAACTAATTATCACAAATACAATAAATACTCTTattgaaaatgaaatacaaagactaaagaaaaaaatcaaggtgtttaaaaatgaatttacgATATTTTTAAAGTCATTCTTTATCTAATACACCCATAAAACTTAGATGTTGCAGAAGCAAGGCTCATAACTTTCTGCTGTAACCAGTGTTTTTTCATATCATCTGTCAAATAATCTACTATCAGTAGTGCTGACATCCAGTTAATGCAAGTTTATTTAATTACCATACTGAACATGAATGGTGTGGCTTTCTCCTTCTAATCGGtcatttttctattttctctttgAAGCTTCAGTGTTTTCAACTATCTCACAGACACCACCTTCTCTCTTTTCAGGCCATGGAAATGTCAGTAATTTCACAGGACCCTATATAATGTTTAAATAGTGCTATCTAGTGAAAAGTGTACACAGTACTGTCTGAGGACTGAAAAGCCGATGTTTGGACTGATTCGCTCTTTCTACATGTTTTGGTTATTTGTGAAGGATCTAAGTTGGTCTTAATGATTTTCTGATGTTTCTTttacagcatatttttaaaattaagtacaaGGTTGGAGACTAGTAGACACACCAGCATCCTACTTGTAGTGCTTATTAAATATATCTTAAATATCTCTGCTCACATAAATGTCCGTTTATTTCTAGAGAAAAggatattttacatttaaatacagTGTTATGGTATAAATCACTAGAGAATTTACTACTACTGCtacttttaattaaataaaaataaggcaGATTGCATCTGTTGCCCTTCTGGCTAAGATGTTTCAACCTAAAAGCACAAGACAAGTGCAGATATAGAACAGGGCATATATTGTAAAAGGAGTTAGTCTATTATAAAATGGatgttggggggagagagagataacTGACCTACTGAATGATGTCTCTATTCTGACAGATATTGTACATGTGCAACTGTAGTACTGTGATAAAATTGCATAGTTAAAACAGACCCCTGGACTTTCTACTGCCTTGATTCTTGTAAACAAAATACAATAGATATTTCCTCTACAAACAGTGAGTGGGAATCATTAGGACTATTTACAGCCAGTTCTGTTTTTGAATAAATAACCGTGTATTCCCATTCCTGTTTTAAAAGCATGAGAGCACCAAGTGGAAAAACAAACTATCTTGCTACAGAATTTGTGATCTAAAGTTATAATACAAAGCACTCCATTCTTCTGTTATGCCAGATGCACCATAAAATCCATTACTTCACAGAATGGAATGTAGGTAAGAAGATTTTCATTGTCCTGGCTGGATTTCtagttaaatgtatttttcttgtgGTAGTTCACATACGTCTACAACTTCTATCAGTAAACAAGCACCACAGCATATCAGATGTCTTCAAAAATAGCCACTATAAAAAGAATTCTCCTAAATGTTTAAGGAAAggtgagggaggaaggaagaaatctTACATTGGAAATACAGGGAAAAATCCTATAGTCAATATTCAGGCTAAAGCCTCGTTGAAATAAAACACCAGGTCTTGTAAGAGATAATGGCTCAGTGATTTTGCCCCAGTACACTCTGCAAAAGCCGGGCTATCTAACTGATGATTTTGTTCCCATTTGAGGATGACCCCACTACTCTGACCCAAACTCATAAATAATAATCTTAGAACTATGTATTCTCTAAATTTATCACAAGGTATTGAATTTGCCACCAGTGACTGCTGTCAAAGGGGCTTATTTTCCATAATCACTCTTCAGGAAAAGGAAGTAAAataaaggaagtttttttttttttttttttaaaaaaaggcagtaaTTCATCTCAAGTTACAGTTGAATACCTAACACCTCGTGTGGTATGGGTTCCCCTCTCACCACAACTAGATGAacattcagtaggtggcactcttccctccACACTAGTACCACTATATTGTATTTCAGGTGATCTCTTGTAGCTGTTCAAGATCAGATAGAAGGTCTGACCACTTCATAAATGAACAGTAGTGACATGAGCCATTGCACTCTGCTTTAATTCCCACAATAACTTCTATTGGAAAACAATATTATTCACATCTGCCCTAAACTATTATGCAACAGTGATGTGTGGTGTTGAAGGGCTGCTGTATTTCTCCCCTAGAGGTTATTGCACATCAATAGTGGGCAATTTCTTCATGTAGCTTTTTAAAGTGTAAAAGTCCTTTCATTACTTAGCCTTTGTTTCTAGTTACTGCCTAGAAAGAGCTTGCTTTCTCTCGCTCTCTTTGGAATGTCTAAAGCAGTGCATACATGAAAGTGAGTAAATAGTTTAATATGTAGAAGTCTGTAAACTGCTTTGAAAGTATCATACAATAAAAATATGAATTCTGGATTTAACTTTAATCTCCTATGACTGATTCTCTGAATCTTAAATCAGCTAGATGATAAATTTAAAGCTCTGGCAGTGGAACATGTGATATTTGAGAATTTTTAACTCGTATTATCTTCCCTATTACTTCCAAGTTATTGTCAAATGCATCAAAAAGGGGGAGAGAATAAATAAGTGGCTGCCGGTCACAGAAAATCTTTGACTACTGAGAAACATGCAGTCATTTTGAATGTGGATAATTTTTATTGAAGCTATTCTAAATTATGAATGCAAATTTAACCTGTATTTTATGGAGGAAACTGTGACAGCTaattaatcaaaatgaaatgtacaTTTAACACAGACAAAACTTGATATCTGTTAAATAATAGATGAGTCTGGCCTCTGTTaataaaacatgaaaacaaaacaaggaagcaTACCCCAAAAAATACTAATAATACTTAAATCAATAAGGAGAAACGTGATAAGTGAACATTTTACCATGCCTCTGTGAAAGAGCTGCTGTTCCTGGGGCTACTTGACTAGTTCTGCTGCTTTTTTACATCCCAGTTCTGCAAAGCAACTAAACAAATATTCAGCCCCATGGCTCTCTATTAAACTGaagcacatatttaaaataaagaacattcTTAAATGGCTTGCTGAAAAGGGATGAACTCAAGATTGTGCTAAAAATGCATTGTTGAGCCAGGTACCCCATGACCATACTTAGGCTTTGTTTGCATGAACAATTAGACTGTGGGAAGCTGGGACGTGAATCTATGCTAGACTAGCCTGCCATGCTCTTAACTGTCTGTGTGCATTAACGATTGCTAAAGTGCTTTGACCTAAGAAGGACTAACTCCAAGCACTCTGACAAACTTAACATATAGCAGCAGGGTGTACATGGACAGTTTAGAGCAGGGCAGACTGGTGTGggatagattcacaccccagcttgccccACAGTCTAATTGTTCATGAAGGCTGCACCTGAATGAGGTGAATGCACTTAGTTCCAGTAgaactttaaataaattaatatggGGCAATGGGGAATTAGCATAATGTATACCATAGACAGAGATAGTTAATCTATAAACTGGAAATTAAATTATTTGGAAGTAATGCATAGTATTAAACTGATACATATAAGTAGCACCTACAGAAATTAACAAATGGACAGTTTCTGCTCACAAGGAGCACAAGTACAATGTATCTTCAATCCTTTTCTCATATATAATGAGTTCaaacaaatagaagaaaatgACATGAAGTTACAGTATAAAAATGTTAGGTCAGTCTAGAAGACACTGCGGTTATTGCAACAGGCTGACCGTTAATGAAGGGAATAGTCCAGGAAGCAGTTGCACCACTTGTGTGTTTGATTCATTTCCTTGCTTGGCCTCTGAGAGACTTCTGTTTTTAATACTGTTGGTGAAAGGACCTCTGATCTCATCATGTTTTGTGTACTGTATTCCTTTTGTATGCAGAAACTGCATGTTAGCTAGATGACTGTACTTTCTCAAAGAAACAGAATTAGAAGTGGTTATAATTTTTCTATCTGGCCAAAGAGCACAGGGCCAGTGTAACTGCTCAGGGCCTCCTTGCAGGAACGATGCTTTTGGAAGCTTTGAGACAAAGGATGATGGTTCGTGAATTTGTTTCTCCCTCACTGTATCATGAATAATACAGTCtgtttcttttctccccttttgtTCTATTGTTTTAGTACCCTTACTACTGGAAGCAGTCTCTACTGAAGTACCATTGAACATTTTCTGATTTGCCTGGGAGATAGCTGCTTTAttcttcttaaaagaaggatCTGCGCTATCTTTCGGAGTTGCATCTTTCACTAGTGGCAATACCAGTAAAGACTTTAAGTTTGAAGATTCAGAGCTATCTGGAGCAGGCATGGTAGTCTCAGGGGTCTTTACAGCTTTACTTTTCAGGGCTTCtgggtttttcattttttctgggTGCCATATACTGTATTCTTTTATTGGCaaacttttcttttcaccttgaaATGTCTGAATAGAGCATAACTTGCCATTACAGCTTTCTCTCTTAGTTCCATCTGTTGTAGAACAATTGGAAGACTCACTAGAATGGACTGGAACCTCTTTCTTTTCTGAAACTGTATCATCTATAGCACATGTGCTTAATTTGCAATCAGATTTTGATTGATCTCTTGTAGTCTTGGTTTCTTGGCTCTCTCTTTTGTCATTAGTTTGCCTCATATCTAAGCAAAACAGGCAACTGTTGATGGTTTCATTTGCCCTTGATTTCTTTGCTTGCTTTTGCAACTGAAGGCAAGCAAATGGAGCAGCTTTACCCCAGCCTTGTACCTGGGAACAGAGAAATATGTTAAATCTAAATACTAGTTGCTTCttcaccaaaaaaaacaaaacaaaacaaacaaacaaaaaaactatgtACAATGTAACAGTAATGATTAACTAATACGACTCATGATGCTACTTAGGTTTATTGTTTGGGCCAAATTAACAAGTAATTTTTTAGTCTTAGTCAGGCCCACTTAAAAATACTCTGTATTTGAAGAAGTTGTTTATTGACAGGAAAACCAGTAGactccatagatttttttttttcatgcctgTTTTAGTTTTATGCTTGCAGTGCTTTTCTACAGAGTCCTACACTGCAAGCCTCAGGGGCAATATCCAAGACCATGAAAAATCCAATTTCCATTACATTATATTATCTTTGAAAGAAAAACATGTTCTCTTCCTCCAAAAGTCTTGGATCTGAGAGATTATTATAGCTTTCCCTAGTTCCCACTTCTTTACTAAACTGAGTACAGAACAGAATTGTGATGTTTCTTTTATGATCCATGTACAAAAGAAATGCATTTCGAGTGCCatttcaatcaatcaatcaaaacaACATGCGTTCcactgctgccaactagactgcTGACTAGGAGGGGATTTTACTTAGCTTTTGATTCACTAATATTAATCCCTTGCAGGCTTCAACAGGACAAACTTCCAGGTGAGAGGAGAAAACCATATCATCTGCTACTGACTGCTTAAAATTAAAAGCTCAAAACTGAAATACCCTTTTACAAGATCCCTCTTCAGAGCTCTACATTAGCAGCCTACCTCTGCACAATTAAATGTGGAAATTTAAGGCAGACTCTTACCAAATGTAGAAGTAATGACCATAAACTAGAGGTGGAAACAGGACACAAAAAGCACGTCACCTACATAGAGAAGTGATTTTGCAACCAATCTGGGAGAAGAGAAAAGCTTCTTTTTGCACCACAGTCCAAAGTACAATGAAGTGGGAAAGACTtgcttatattaaaaaaaaatttacattaaaaagcaATGAGTGGGAAGAGACATGAatttgaatgggacctgatctggGAGTCGTACTTCAAGGCCATCTAGCTGTTTAAGCCCCAGACCTGATTTATGCAGCCAAATAGGTACCTTCCCCTGGCTTGTGAATCACTTTGGGCCGAGGTGGGAGATAAGCATCTGGATGCCCCCGAGTCTAAAAACTTGCGCATCTAGGGAAcatttacagtggaaagttaggCAGAGTTGGCTTAAgcatctacagcagtggttttcaacattttttttcatctgCAGCCCCCTACAcgttttcaaatggaggtgtctCTCTCCTAGTCCCCAACATTGTACTTTAGAAATTCAcctttggaaattcaacctgtggtccatagACCCCTATCATAgaagtcttagactgaaaactaactgaacagaattcaatTATAAATGTTGCACTTGCTCAGCACAGCATTTGATGCAGCGTGAGAAAGGGCGCTAAACTGTGAGCTTCTATGGTAATGATGATACTTCCAGGTTTTGACCTGTGGGTGGGGgtattcacatacttttgattgGTCAGAAAAACAGAATGCCTTTCCTGGGATCTGAAACTTAATGTTCATAGTTACCTATCGCAGACCCCTGAGACAGTCTGTGGACCCACAGTTGAAAACCACTAGTCtccagggttaggtggcagccaagCAGGAATTTCATGGAGTGCAGAGGTGCTGCATAcaagacttaggcacctaagttttgCAGATCACACCTTTAAAGTTAGAAAGTCTTAGCTTTTCAGTTATATCAGCAGGTACCAGAGAACTTAGACCTAGAAATATCTACTCAACTCAAGAAGTTACAACAAAATAATCGAACTATCCAACACCATCCTCACCCCACTAACTGTATTCCTAAccacaaaaacagcatttctaTACAGATAGGTCTGCCCTACATATAGGTTTCAAGAAACCAGTCTAGAAGACTGCATcactgcagggggaggaggaagacaaCTTTAACACAAGAATGTCTTTGGTATATGTCCACATCTAACACAGGATAGAACACAGTTGTTTATCTTAGTTATTTTTAACCTTCTAAGCCCCCCTAgaatagggttaccatatttcaggttccccaGAAGAGGAcactgggagggggaagggggaactggGGGGAGGTACAGTTGGAGGAGCAGTAGGGGATACCTGCGCCAGTGGTACTCACTGGAGGTTGGGGGCAGTGTTGCTCCCTGTCATGGTGGCAGGACAGCTGGCAGAAGCCCAGGATGCAGCCACAGACCTCAGTCCATGCCTCCCTATGGACCCCCTCCCTAGGCCTGGGTGGGCAGGATCCGGCAGCTTTGTctgcaggggaatggaccaaACAGCTGCTGATGCTGGAGAGATACCAATCGGGAAGCGGTCTAATcggggctctttctgagctgcagcatCTGCTCTGAAAAAATCCCAGACATTTCCTATTTGAAAAATCCACCTGGACAGAGGACAGAGGCTCAAAAAAGAGGCAATATCTAGAAAAAcctggacatatggtaaccctaccctAGAATGGGAAGACCTGAACCCATTGTACTCACACAGTCATTCTGAAAAATTCATAAACTTAAAACTACAGAAACCAGAAGCCTCCAAAGCCATTTCCCTCTGTGACACAAGAGAACTGTCCCCACAGCTGAACTATTTGTTACTACTCTGATACAATGAATAATGTACACCAAATCCTTAAGGCATCCAAACCATCACAACCCTACTTGCCTTTTCTTCaagaatctctttttttttttttttgtaggtaaAAAGGCAAGAAGCAGCTTTAATCAGGATTACTTCAAACAAATGTGAGTACCATTTATACTAACCACTATTAATATTCCTTCTATTTAACTTCACTGTAGCTACAGGAGAGGAACTTACTTGGAGGTTTAGTGAGGTTTTTAGGTATTCCATATGTCTATGCTACAAGACAGTGACAGACATTCCATTTCATGCTGACTATTCTGCAGCTGTAACAAACTAGATCTCTGTTTAATTTAAGAATAAAACCCTAAACAATATTTTCAGTATGTTCTTAAAGTTACTCCATAGCTACCTCTGCTCTTTAAGCCGCTCCCTACAACTATTTTGAAGCTCCTAGCTttttggtgttgtttttttttttttaaacatttgtagtGTTAAATATCTTGTTTAAAACAATCAGCTTTTGATTTGTCATGATTTCCCCCCATTCTCAACTTTTTGACTCTGGTTTAGAGGCCTTAAGGTATCCAGAGCAGTATCTGTTGACTTTTCAAACTACATTGTACCAaaacaaatgaatttttaaatagCCATTGTTAGCTAATATTCCAAAACTGcacttgagaatttttttttttttggctaagtCATTTTTCAAGACATAAAATGTAACTTACAGCTTCCTCCCATCCTGTCCTGATGACATATTCCAAGGACCTTTCATCTTGTTCAAATACGTTCTCGCTGATGCCAAGAAGAGTATAAACTtgattcctctctctcctctcatttGGGTAGATACACTGCcacttgctttcctctgctttCTTATTGGTAATGCTTTTTTCTAAATCTACTTCATTCTTCCTGGAGGAGTTCATCATGGTCCCAGCACCCCAAGCTTCTACCCTTTAAAGCTGCAATAAGATCTGGGTCTTAGATAATCTAGCTGGCAATGACGGTTCAGATATCCTAATTTTAATGCAAGGCATTTAGGGCTGCTGCCCCACTCAGCTGCCTGAAGACCCGCtcccaaaaggattttttttaactaaagaaCCAGAATTGGGTATTTTATGCCAGTCCCTTAGCTTAGGctgctccctgagccacttcgCCCCAGCCCCTTTCCACCCACATCCCCTCCTCCtagctctccccttccctcctcccgcgcCCCCCCTCGGCCCCCCCATTCCCaggctctcctctccccccccctcgcctccccccccccagctcctgggctcttccctgccccctcgtCCCCCCATTCCCaggccctcctctccccccccctcgccttccccccccagctcctgggctcttccctgccccctcgtccccccattcccaggttctcccctcccccccctcgccttcccccccccagctcctgggctcttccctgccccctcgtccccccattcccaggttctcccctcccccccctcgccttcccccccccagctcctgggctcttccctgccccctcgtccccccattcccaggttctcccctcccccccctcgccttccccccccccagctcctgggctcttccctgccccctcgtccccccattcccaggttctcccctgccccccgtgctgctccccacccccacctttcgGTCCGGGGCGCTGGGAGATGGAGCCGCGCGGGCCGCGCCGGTTGTTcgcagcccccttcccaccccgaAGCCGTTACCCTGGGCGacgcggtggggggggcggaGCGCGGCAATGAGCGCATGAGCAATGGGGTGCGAGCTGCGACACAAAGAGCCtgcgggggggggatggggaagcaggagaagggggaaggcggtggggggctggagggactgagggagggggcagcggcaGGAGGAGTAGAGGATGGAGGGATGaggaagcaggagaagggggtaggcggtggggggctggagggactgagggagggggcagcggcaGGAGGGGTAGAGGATGGAGGATGGGGAAGCAGGAGAAGGGGTAggcggtggggggctggaggggttgagggagggggcagcggcaGGAGGGGTAGAGGATGGAGGATGGGGAAGCAGGAGAAGGGGGTAggcggtggggggctggaggggctgagggagggaggatggagggatggggaagcaggagaaggggataggcggtggggggctggaggggctgagggagggggcagcggcaGGAGGGGTAGAGGATGGAGGATGaggaagcaggagaagggggtaggcggcgggggggctggaggggctgagggagggggcagcggcaGGAGGGGTAGAGGATGGAGGCTGaggaagcaggagaagggggtaggcgtgggggggctggaggggctgagggagggggcagcggcaGG
This window encodes:
- the C12H16orf46 gene encoding uncharacterized protein C16orf46 homolog isoform X1, with amino-acid sequence MRSLPRSAPPTASPRVTASGWEGGCEQPARPARLHLPAPRTERVEAWGAGTMMNSSRKNEVDLEKSITNKKAEESKWQCIYPNERRERNQVYTLLGISENVFEQDERSLEYVIRTGWEEAVQGWGKAAPFACLQLQKQAKKSRANETINSCLFCLDMRQTNDKRESQETKTTRDQSKSDCKLSTCAIDDTVSEKKEVPVHSSESSNCSTTDGTKRESCNGKLCSIQTFQGEKKSLPIKEYSIWHPEKMKNPEALKSKAVKTPETTMPAPDSSESSNLKSLLVLPLVKDATPKDSADPSFKKNKAAISQANQKMFNGTSVETASSSKGTKTIEQKGRKETDCIIHDTVREKQIHEPSSFVSKLPKASFLQGGPEQLHWPCALWPDRKIITTSNSVSLRKYSHLANMQFLHTKGIQYTKHDEIRGPFTNSIKNRSLSEAKQGNESNTQVVQLLPGLFPSLTVKGCCKDALFTCYQVKK
- the C12H16orf46 gene encoding uncharacterized protein C16orf46 homolog isoform X2, producing MMNSSRKNEVDLEKSITNKKAEESKWQCIYPNERRERNQVYTLLGISENVFEQDERSLEYVIRTGWEEAVQGWGKAAPFACLQLQKQAKKSRANETINSCLFCLDMRQTNDKRESQETKTTRDQSKSDCKLSTCAIDDTVSEKKEVPVHSSESSNCSTTDGTKRESCNGKLCSIQTFQGEKKSLPIKEYSIWHPEKMKNPEALKSKAVKTPETTMPAPDSSESSNLKSLLVLPLVKDATPKDSADPSFKKNKAAISQANQKMFNGTSVETASSSKGTKTIEQKGRKETDCIIHDTVREKQIHEPSSFVSKLPKASFLQGGPEQLHWPCALWPDRKIITTSNSVSLRKYSHLANMQFLHTKGIQYTKHDEIRGPFTNSIKNRSLSEAKQGNESNTQVVQLLPGLFPSLTVSLLQ
- the C12H16orf46 gene encoding uncharacterized protein C16orf46 homolog isoform X4; translation: MGGSYKAAGSCPPRPREGVHREAWTEVCGCILGFCQLSCHHDREQHCPQPPVQGWGKAAPFACLQLQKQAKKSRANETINSCLFCLDMRQTNDKRESQETKTTRDQSKSDCKLSTCAIDDTVSEKKEVPVHSSESSNCSTTDGTKRESCNGKLCSIQTFQGEKKSLPIKEYSIWHPEKMKNPEALKSKAVKTPETTMPAPDSSESSNLKSLLVLPLVKDATPKDSADPSFKKNKAAISQANQKMFNGTSVETASSSKGTKTIEQKGRKETDCIIHDTVREKQIHEPSSFVSKLPKASFLQGGPEQLHWPCALWPDRKIITTSNSVSLRKYSHLANMQFLHTKGIQYTKHDEIRGPFTNSIKNRSLSEAKQGNESNTQVVQLLPGLFPSLTVSLLQ
- the C12H16orf46 gene encoding uncharacterized protein C16orf46 homolog isoform X3, with the translated sequence MGGSYKAAGSCPPRPREGVHREAWTEVCGCILGFCQLSCHHDREQHCPQPPVQGWGKAAPFACLQLQKQAKKSRANETINSCLFCLDMRQTNDKRESQETKTTRDQSKSDCKLSTCAIDDTVSEKKEVPVHSSESSNCSTTDGTKRESCNGKLCSIQTFQGEKKSLPIKEYSIWHPEKMKNPEALKSKAVKTPETTMPAPDSSESSNLKSLLVLPLVKDATPKDSADPSFKKNKAAISQANQKMFNGTSVETASSSKGTKTIEQKGRKETDCIIHDTVREKQIHEPSSFVSKLPKASFLQGGPEQLHWPCALWPDRKIITTSNSVSLRKYSHLANMQFLHTKGIQYTKHDEIRGPFTNSIKNRSLSEAKQGNESNTQVVQLLPGLFPSLTVKGCCKDALFTCYQVKK